Genomic DNA from Candidatus Ozemobacteraceae bacterium:
TGAATGCGGAGGGTGCGACCGAGCTGTTCAGATTGCGTAACGGAATGGGCGGAGCCCCGCTGTTTTTCTCGGGGAGATCGGGTGGCATCGATGACGCACCGAGTTCCGGGCGTATCGTTGTCGCTGAATTTACCGCCCCCCCAAACATTCCTTGATTTCCCCTATCTCCCCGACTATAATGCATCAGCCTCGCATCTTATTGTTCGGGGAGTCTTTTTGCCACACGCATTTCTGCTGGAAGCAGGGTTCTGGGGGTTGCCCTACGGGACGCTGGCACGCGATCTCCGCGATGCTCCGGCGGCCGTTCTTGCCGTTTTCACACGGGAGCGCATCCAGGCTGGCCGCGCCAGGCTCTGGATAAGCGCGCATCGAGTCGGCATCCTCATCGACGGCATCCCCGAGTCCCAAACCGACCAGATGACCGAGATCCGCGGTCCCAAAGCGTCGGTCGCGTATGATTTCAACAGGCTTCCAACACCAGCCGCCCGCGGATTCGCATCAGCCCAGGGCGTCGAGCTCAAAGATCTCGTGGTTCGCGACGTCGACGGAGAAAAGTTCCTGTTCGCCCGCCGCGGGGATAAGGGGAGACCGTCCCTCGACATCATCCCGAAGCTCATTCCTGCGATCCTGGCGGCCCTCCCCTGGACGGGCAGACCGTGGAACGACGATGCGGCGTTTCCGCAGCCGCCGGCCTATGTCTGCGCTCTCGCCGACGAAAAGATCGTTTCCTGCTCGATCGACGGCGTCACGTCGGGAAGGGACACCGGTCTGCTGGAAGGCGGAGTGTTCCGCAAGATCGGCGTTCCGTCGGCTGTCGAGTATCCCGGCATCATGGCGGGACTCGGGCTGACCCAGCTCCCCGCCGACCGGCAGAAGCTCATGGATTCCCACTTCCAGTCGGTCGTCGAATCCGGCGCAACGGTGCGGAAGGAGCCGCGCATCCTCGAGCGTATCGCATTCGAAGTCGAGCGGCCCCAGCCCGTTGTCATCAACCTGAGGGACGACGCCTGGATCGAACTACCAGATCCGGTCTACATGCAGATTCTCGGGGAATCCCCCGCCTACCTGCCGACGGAATCGTCACGCGGAGGGCTGCTCCCGAAACTCATCGGGTTCGTCGAGAAGCGCAATCTCGCTTCGAACGAGGCCGACGTGCGCGCCCGCGATATCGAGCGACGAATGATGGCCGCCGCCGACGCCTGGGCTGCGGATCTCGCAAAGCCCCTCGACGAATGGGCGGCGGGGCTTCGCCAGCTGCCCCAGCCCTCCGGCAACGGAACGATGTACGACGCTGCCTTGAACGTGTCCAGGACGGCCCAGCAGCTGAGCAGGCTTCCTGGGCTTGCCGCCGAAATCCAGGAGTCGCAGGTCGACCGAGTCATTCTGCTGGCGATGTCGGAATACTGTTTCGCGATCGTCCGCAAATACCCCGAGCTCGCCGGAACGCTGATCGCCGTCGTCGCAGAGCGCAAGGGCGTCCCTCCCGAAACGGTCTCGATCGTCCGCGACACGGCCGGGTTCTGGGCCGGACGCGACGTGATGCCCACCGACCGCATCGCGATCGTCTGCTCTCTGGCCGGCATGCTGGCCAGACTGCGTGAACTGCCGGCCGATGGAAACAGGGAGGCGATTGCGGACAGGATTCTGAACCTGCTCGTCTCAAATAATATATGTGTTGATATTATACAGGCCGCCGGAGTCTCCGACGTCGCCGCCGCAAGAACGTTCTGGCTGGAGGCTCTCACACGGAAAATGCAGCGCGAGGGCATCGACAGGCGGAAGTTCGACTGGCTGATTCCCGAGGGCCCGATCGATCCCGTTTCGATCCTGACGGCCGCCCGCTCCTGGAAAGACGGCGTTCCCGCAGATGCGGATCAGCTCAAATCCCTGCTCGGCAGGCTCCAGCAGAGGCTCGCGCTCGCCGGCACCTCCGAGCTTCCCCTGCCGCCCGAGACGCCGCCGGAAAAGGCCCTGCACGCGAAGCTCGAGCTCCTCGAGCATCCGTCCTGCCTCTCATACGTCGATCTGTTCGAACACCTCGCCGGCGCGAGAATCCACGCCGAAGCATGCCTCATGGATCTTCCCACCGCTCTCGATCTCTCCCGGCCGGATATCGGCCGTCGCGTCGCCCTGCTCAGACGATATGCCTGCCAGCTTCGTCGCCTGCCGTTCATCGGCGGCGCGCAGAAACAGCAGACATCGGCGGCGGCAGGAGGTGCCGCATGACTCGGACGCTTCCGCCCGCCGGCTTCCGGAGTTTCGTCGTCTCGGTCCCGTCGCGGCCCGGGAACAGGCCTTGGCTCGTAAACGTAAACTCGCTCGCGCACGCGCGTGAGATGTCCCTGTCAACATCCCAGGAGGAATATATCGCATGATCGCTTCTGAAGACCATCCCAACACCCCAGCAACTCCTCCCGCCGGCGGCGCAGGACGCGACGGAATCAAGGGCACGTATCCGTTGCTGCCTCTGCGCGACGTGGTCGTGTTTCCGTATATGGTGGTCCCGCTGTTCGTCGGCCGCAAGAAATCGATCCGCTCGATCGAGGAAGCGATGATGAAGGACCGCAAGATCATCCTCTGCGCGCAGAAAGTCGCGAAGACCGACGATCCGAGCGTCGAGGACCTGTACACCACGGGGACCGTCGCCGAAATTCTTCAACTCCTCAAGCTGCCCGACGGCATTCTCAAGATTCTCGTCGAAGGGACGACCCGTGTGAAGATCGACAGGTTCACCAAGGACGACGACTGCTTCGAGGTCGAAGCGGCGGAAGTCGTCATCGCCGACGAGAAGACGGTCGAGCTGCAGGCGCTCATGCGGAACGTGATCAGCCTGTTCGAGCAGTATGTGAAGCTGAACAAGAAGATCCCCCTCGAAGTCATCATGGTCGCCAACAACGTCGAGGAGCCGGGACGGCTTGCCGACATCATCACGGCCCACCTCCAGCTCAAGGTCGAAGAGAAGCAGGAGATCCTTGAGGCGTTCGAGCCCCGCGCCCGCCTCGAGAAGATCGCCACGATCCTCAACCGCGAGCTCGAGATCATGATGGTCGAAAAGAAGATCCGCGGCCAGGTTCGCAAGCAGATGGAGCAGATCCAGAAGGAATACTACCTGCGCGAGCAGATGAAGGCGATCCAGAAAGAGCTCGGCGAGGGCGAGGAGCGCGGAGACGAGCTCGAGGAGTTGAAGGAGGCGATCGCGAAGGCGAAGATGCCCGAAGACGCCCGAACGAAGGCGGACAAAGAGCTGAACAAGCTGATGAAGATGCCGCCGGGCTCCGCCGAGGCGACCGTTTCCCGCAACTACATCGACTGGCTCGTTTCGCTGCCCTGGTCCAAGCAATCGAAGGACCGCATCGACATCGAGAAGTGCGAGGCCATTCTCAACGAGGACCACTTCGGCCTCAAGAAGGTCAAAGAGCGGATCATCGAGTATCTGGCGGTATGCAAGCTGAAGAAATCGATCAAGGGCCCGATCCTTTGCCTGATCGGCCCTCCCGGCGTCGGCAAGACCTCGCTCGGCCGCTCGATCGCCCGCGCGCTCAACCGCAAGTTCGCCCGCATCTCGCTCGGCGGCATGCGCGACGAGGCCGAGATTCGCGGCCACCGGCGCACCTACATCGGCGCCCTTCCCGGCCGTATCATTCAGGCTCTGCGTGACACCGGCACCCGGAACCCCGTCATCCTGCTCGACGAAATCGACAAGATGGGAATGGACTTCCGCGGCGACCCGAGTTCGGCTCTTCTCGAGGTGCTCGACCCCGAGCAGAACCATGCGTTTTCCGACCATTTCATCGCCACGCCGTTCGACGTGTCAAAAGTGCTCTTCCTCACGACGGCGAACGTTCCACACACCATCCCGCCGGCGCTGAAGGATCGCCTCGAGATCGTATATCTTCCCGGATACACCGAAGAGGAAAAAGTCCAGATCGCGAAGAAATACCTGGTTCCCAAGCAGCTCGAATCGAACGGCATCGACAAGTACGATATCACGATCCAAGATTCGGCCATCATCGAGGTCATCCGGAAATACACCCGGGAAGCCGGCGTCCGGAGTCTCGAGCGTGAGCTTGCCGCCGTCGGCCGGAAAGTGGCGCGCAATATCATCGTGAAGCTCCAGAAGTCCGACATCAAGACCAACACGGATGACAGCGATGAAAAGGATGCTCAGGCTGAAGCGGCTTCCGACGCGAAACAGGCGAAGGAGTCGAAGGAGTCGAAGGAGCCCCGCGAAGGGAAGAACGGCGGCGAGGCGAAGGGGGCGAAAATGACCGAAGCCGAACTCGCCGCGCGTGCCGCGATCGGCCCGATCGTCGTCACGGCCGCGAGCATCGAGTCGTATCTCGGCGTTCCCACCTTCCACATCGACAAAAAGGAAGAGAAGGACGAGATCGGCGTCGTCACGGGCCTTGCCTGGACCGAAGTCGGCGGAACGATCCTGCCGATCGAAGTCGCGGTGATGCCCGGCCGCGGGAAG
This window encodes:
- the lon gene encoding endopeptidase La; translated protein: MIASEDHPNTPATPPAGGAGRDGIKGTYPLLPLRDVVVFPYMVVPLFVGRKKSIRSIEEAMMKDRKIILCAQKVAKTDDPSVEDLYTTGTVAEILQLLKLPDGILKILVEGTTRVKIDRFTKDDDCFEVEAAEVVIADEKTVELQALMRNVISLFEQYVKLNKKIPLEVIMVANNVEEPGRLADIITAHLQLKVEEKQEILEAFEPRARLEKIATILNRELEIMMVEKKIRGQVRKQMEQIQKEYYLREQMKAIQKELGEGEERGDELEELKEAIAKAKMPEDARTKADKELNKLMKMPPGSAEATVSRNYIDWLVSLPWSKQSKDRIDIEKCEAILNEDHFGLKKVKERIIEYLAVCKLKKSIKGPILCLIGPPGVGKTSLGRSIARALNRKFARISLGGMRDEAEIRGHRRTYIGALPGRIIQALRDTGTRNPVILLDEIDKMGMDFRGDPSSALLEVLDPEQNHAFSDHFIATPFDVSKVLFLTTANVPHTIPPALKDRLEIVYLPGYTEEEKVQIAKKYLVPKQLESNGIDKYDITIQDSAIIEVIRKYTREAGVRSLERELAAVGRKVARNIIVKLQKSDIKTNTDDSDEKDAQAEAASDAKQAKESKESKEPREGKNGGEAKGAKMTEAELAARAAIGPIVVTAASIESYLGVPTFHIDKKEEKDEIGVVTGLAWTEVGGTILPIEVAVMPGRGKIILTGSLGNVMKESVHAGISYLRSHAPELKMRPIDYEKIDLHVHFPEGGVPKDGPSAGIAIATAIYSALNEVPVSKDVAMTGEITLRGKVLPVGGIKEKLLAAHRHNIHNIILSAENEKDLTEIPEEIRNVMNITRVKDASEVLKLALTGEPKTTPLEFPDWPFGGPSGRKKRLKDLGREKHEKAINKTRKKRSARV
- a CDS encoding glycine--tRNA ligase subunit beta, yielding MPHAFLLEAGFWGLPYGTLARDLRDAPAAVLAVFTRERIQAGRARLWISAHRVGILIDGIPESQTDQMTEIRGPKASVAYDFNRLPTPAARGFASAQGVELKDLVVRDVDGEKFLFARRGDKGRPSLDIIPKLIPAILAALPWTGRPWNDDAAFPQPPAYVCALADEKIVSCSIDGVTSGRDTGLLEGGVFRKIGVPSAVEYPGIMAGLGLTQLPADRQKLMDSHFQSVVESGATVRKEPRILERIAFEVERPQPVVINLRDDAWIELPDPVYMQILGESPAYLPTESSRGGLLPKLIGFVEKRNLASNEADVRARDIERRMMAAADAWAADLAKPLDEWAAGLRQLPQPSGNGTMYDAALNVSRTAQQLSRLPGLAAEIQESQVDRVILLAMSEYCFAIVRKYPELAGTLIAVVAERKGVPPETVSIVRDTAGFWAGRDVMPTDRIAIVCSLAGMLARLRELPADGNREAIADRILNLLVSNNICVDIIQAAGVSDVAAARTFWLEALTRKMQREGIDRRKFDWLIPEGPIDPVSILTAARSWKDGVPADADQLKSLLGRLQQRLALAGTSELPLPPETPPEKALHAKLELLEHPSCLSYVDLFEHLAGARIHAEACLMDLPTALDLSRPDIGRRVALLRRYACQLRRLPFIGGAQKQQTSAAAGGAA